The region AGTTAGCTACTGCAGTCGTTTCATTAGGTTCTATTGGTAAAAAATACCTCGAAACTAAGAACGCTCTTTATATTATACCATAGTAAAAGTGTTGATGCAAGACAATTAACTACGTCTTAAACACCTTATTTAAATTCTCTAATAAAAATTGATTATTGTCTGTATTCCGCAATTGTTTGATCATGGAGCGCATTATTTCACTCCTATCAGAACTAGCAACTCCTTGTCTAAACTTCCATATTGTTTTTAGCTCTTTTTCAGATAAAAGAAGTTCTTCTCTTCTTGTACCCGATTTTTGAATATCAATTGCTGGATAAATCCTTCTTTCTGCTAACTGCCTATCAAGATGAATTTCCATATTTCCTGTGCCTTTAAACTCTTCATATATTACATCATCCATTCTACTACCAGTATCAACAAGAGAAGTAGCTAATATAGTTAGACTGCCACCTTCCTCAATATTACGTGCAGCTCCGAAAAACTTTTTAGGAAAATGCATAGCAGTAGGATCTAAACCACCAGAAAGAGTTCTACCACTAGGAGGAATAGTAACATTGGATGCTCTAGCCAAGCGAGTAATACTATCCAGCAATATAACTACATCATGCTTATGCTCCACTAATCTTTTTGCTTTTCTTAAAACAAGTTCAGCAACCTGTATGTGATTCTCAGGTGGTTCATCAAAAGTAGAACTTATGACTTCTGCATCAACTGAGCGCCTCATATCTGTAACTTCTTCAGGTCTCTCATCGATTAATAATATCATTAGCTTTAGCTGAGGATCATTTTTTCTTATGCTATTAGCAATTTTTTGTAGTAGAACAGTTTTTCCAGCTTTAGGTGGTGATACTATTAACCCCCTTTGTCCTTTACCAAGAGGAGCTACTAAATCAATTAAACGAGTAGCTATTTCATTTGAGTTGTTTTCTAGAGTCAATCTTTGATTTGGGTATAAAGGAGTTAAATCTTCAAAGTACGAACGTTTTTTTGCGATTTCTGGATTCTGATAATTAACAGCCTCAATCCTAAGCAAAGCATAATATTTTTCTGAATCTTTAGGTTCTCTCACCTGCCCAGAAACTACATCTCCTGAACGGAGGTCAAATCTTCTAATTTGAGAAGCCGATATATAAATATCATCTGCAGAAGGAACATATTTGGACGGTCTCAAAAATCCATATCCTTCACTATTAACAATATCCAAAACACCTTCAGCAAAAATATTCCCTCCTTTTTCTGTCTCTTTTTTCAAGAGTGCAAAAATCAAATCTTTTTTACGCATTTGAGCATATCCACTTATTTTGAAATCTTTGGCTATTTCATGTAATTCACTTATTGTTTTCTTTTCTAACTCACTAATATTCATTAAAGCACCTACCTCACTAAACAAATAACACAAGCTTATTTGTTTATAATTTTTTAATAAGAAAACATAGAAGCAATAGTAAGAAATAAAAAAATAAAAAAGTTTTGTATTCTTGGGAGTACCCCAGGGTACTACGCTTCCGATACCTGCATTTTAAGTATTATCAAATTATCTGTATAAATAATTTCACAGAGCTCAATCTTATCATGCTTCCTTATAATTAATTATGAAAGTTAAGTTAATTATGAAAGAAGCTTATATGAAATTTCTTAGTTGAAAACATAATTAATTAGATATAGTATTAGAAGACAAAAATACCTATCGTCTGTTTCATCACTCATATAATCTTGTATAATGTATAATAAATAGAATTAAATAAGTATAATACTATAATTACTATAGTTTTAATAGAATTATTTTATCTGGATATAATTAATGAACTTTATAAGAAAATATTATTTGGCAGGATAAAACTGAGGGTTCCGTTTGAGAAATGGGTATCCTGTTAGTAAAAACAGGATACCCATAATTTAACTTATAGTAAGACAAAAATACGATTACGCCTTATCATTACTACCTAAGAATTTAATTTTTTCAATAACTTTAGCTTTAATTGCATCTCTACCAGGGCCACAGAATTTTCTTGGATCATAAACACCAGGATCATTATCTAAGATTTCTTTTACCTTAGCATGATATGCCTGTTGAAAATCTGTATTTACATTAACTTTATTTACACCTAAAGAAACAGCTTTTTTAACATCTTCTTCCGGGACACCTGAAGCTCCATGTAAAACTACTGGTATTTTAATTTTCTCTTTAATTGTTTGTAGTCTTTCAAAATCAAGTTCAGGATCACCAGCGTAAACTCCATGAGCAGTACCTATAGCAACTGCTAAAGCATCAACACCAGTTCTTTCTACAAACTCTTCCGCTTCTGCAGGATCTGTAAAAGTAGCATCTTTTGCATCAACAGAAACATCATCTTCTACACCGCCAAGTTTCCCTAACTCAGCTTCTACACTAACACCTACTGCATGAGCAGCTTCTACTACTTTTTTGGTTAAAGCAATATTTTCTTCAAATGGATGGTGAGAGCCATCAATCATAACTGAAGAAAAACCACTTCTAATACATTGCATTATTGAATCAAAAGTACTACCATGGTCAACATGTAGTGCAACTGGTACACTTGTGTTTTTAGTAGCAGCCTCCACCATAGCAATTACATAATCCATACCAATATATCTAAGGGCACCTTCACTAGTTTGTAAAATTAATGGTGATTTCATTTCTTCAGCAGCCCATATAATACCTTGTAAAAACTCCATATTATTGATATTAAAGCCACCAACTGCATAGCCTTCAGAATTAGCCTTGTTTAGTATTTCTGACATTGGAACTAAGTTCATCTTATGTATTCCTCCTTATAGAATTATAGTTTAAAAATTTTTTGACTTACTGGTAGAAAAGTATAATATTATTTCATCCAGTTTTTTAATATTATCCAAATCTGACTTTTTAGAAGCCGGAATTGACCTTATCGTATTACAAGTATTACAACTAAGCTCAAGTTTATCAGAAAAGAGATCTATATCGATATGATAGCTCCCACATTCACAATAAAGTCCATTTAAGGCAGCAATATCATGAAGATAGTCTAAAATCCCTAACATTACTTCTGGATCTACAAATTCATCAAAACCCAAATCGTTAGCCATTGAATTTAATTCCTGTTGTTGTCTTTTCAATTCCTGATTTACTAAAGAATATGAGCCAAAATAAGCAAGATTCAGATCAGTATCGAGGCAAAATAGTGAATTTAATTTATTTTTCGACCAAAATACTTTCTGTGGAAAAACTACACTATGCATGCTATCACAAATTATGCAATAATAATCTATAGCAACATAAGCACTCCCCTTTCTGGCAATCGTAGCCTTATGGGCACCGCATTCACACAGAACAGTAACTTTCTGATCACCTGACATTTGGAAAATATTTAACTGATTCACATTATCCAAGCGCCCACAAGTCGGACAGCGCATGGCAAAAGCAATAGACAATTCTAGTACCATGGTCTTCTACCTGAAACTACTCAGGTATTCACCTCCTCACCCTAACTATTCTCCATAAGCAGGAAAAATCCTTTTTTTTAAATAAAATTTTTATCTTTAATATTCTATTACATTAAGGATCTTCTCCTTAGCTGTTATCAAAACTATATAATCGCCTTCTTTTAACGATCTAATCTGATCATCTTGACCTTTATTCCACTTAAAATTATTTACTTTTTCTTCAAAACCTATTCTTTCTTTATACACAGATAGTTTTATATATTTATCACTATGAGAAATATCTTCAATAATACCTTGTATAACCTGATAATATGCATTTATATTGATGACCACACCAGAATTAAGAATATCTAACTCTGCCCATTGATAAAAATTTGTAGATATTGGTTTTAAAGCAGCTAAAGCTGTAGAAATATCATTTCTACTTATAGAGCAATCCTCAGCTAATAATAAAATATCTTTATTATCAAGAGTTATACTGTTATTTTCAAGATCTACCCCAGTAATCAAACCACTTATAAGTCTATTATCCTCCTCAGCGAAAATTGGTACAGCGGAAATTATAATTATAAGTATAATAAGTAAAATATTTTTAAACATAAAAAATCCCCCCTCAGATATATTAGCATTATTACCTGAAAAAAGGGATTTTATACTTTGAAAATGGTATATTCAGTTAATAAAAAAAACGGCTTTAAGAAAAATATTCTACCAATTCTTCTAAACTACCTTGCCAATCAACATTTATTTCATCTTCCTTACGGTCAATCAAGTAATCATTGACTAGAAAAGTTTTCATTCCTAATTCTGCAGTGGCAATCATATCTTCCTGTACATCATTACCAATCATTATACAATTGCTAGGTTCTGCCTGTATTTTCTTAGTTATTTCAAGATAATATTCTGGATTAGGCTTACAATAATGCATATTCTCATATGTTGTTATTAATGAGAAGTCTTTTATATCTAATTTTGCCCAGCGCAATCTTTCTTCAATAGCTATCAAAGGAAACAAGGGATTGGTTGCTAGTACTAAATTATAGCCTTTTTCTTTTAAGGTAGCTATTAATCGAACTGGTAAATCATCTACAAGAATCCCAGATTGTAAAGTAGGAAATTTATTTAGATAAAATTTTTCAAACCTATCCATTATAATATCCTTGTCATCATGTTCAAGTAATTGAAAAAAAGCTTCCTTAAAAACATCCATATTAAAATTTTTACCATTATTCGCTATCATTTTATGTGTGGCCTTCATTAATGAATCAATAAAAAAATCTGGCTCCCAGAGATCTGAAAACTCTTTACCCAATAAATAAAAGTATCCTTTAAGGAATTCATCAATATCAATCGGCAATAAAGTACCATCAAGATCAAGCAAAACATTCTTTCTCTCCAATTTATATACACCAAGCCTTTCTTCAATCTTAAAAACAGATTTAAAGCAGACACTTCTCCTTTGCAGCTTTAACAAAACCTACAAACAAAGGATGTGGTCTATTAGGTCGCGACTTAAATTCAGGATGGAATTGTACTGCTACAAACCAAGGGTGATCAGGAATTTCGACTATTTCTACTAATTTTTCATCTGGAGATAGCCCTGAAAAAACCATGCCAGCTTTTTTGTACTCTTCACGGTATTCATTGTTAAACTCATAACGGTGACGATGACGTTCATAGATAACTTCTTCCTGATATGCTCTACCACTAAGTGTATCTTTTTTCATTTTACATGGATATAAACCTAAGCGCATAGTACCGCCCATATCTTCAACATCTTTTTGTTCCGGCATCAAATCAATTACTGGGTTTTCACTATTTTCATCAAACTCAGCACTATGAGCACCTTTATAATTAAGTACATTTCTTGCAAACTCTATAACTGCAGACTGCATACCTAAGCAAATTCCAAAATAAGGTATTTTATTTATGCGTGCATATTCTATAGATCGAATTTTACCCTCAATTCCTCGATCACCAAATCCACCTGGTACCAAAATTCCATCAACGTCATCAAAGTATTGACTAAGGTCAATATTCCCTTCTAAATCTTCAGCATATATGAATTTAATATCTATATTGACATCATTTGTCACTCCAGCATGTTTTAAAGACTCATTTATACTAATATAAGCATCAGGTAATTCTACATATTTACCAACAATAGCAATTCTTATTTCCTGACTCAAACTTTTCATTTTACTAACCATCTTTTTCCATTCGACCAGGTCTGGCTTATGGACTTTATCTCCCAAATCTAATTTTTCAATTACGATATTTGCTAGTCCTTCTTTTTCTAAACTTAAAGGTACTTCATAAATATGATCAACATCTATAGCATGTATAACAGCTCTTTTATCTATATCACCAAATAATGCAATTTTACTCCTTACATCTTCTCCGATTTCACGATCTGATCTACATACAACTGCATCAGGCTGAATCCCTATACTTCTCAACTCCTTAATACTATGTTGAGTAGGTTTTGTCTTCAACTCAGCAGCAGTAGCTATATACGGAACTAAAGTACAGTGCAAGTAGAAAATATTGCCTTTACCCATATCACTTTTCAACTGTCTTATTGCTTCAATAACCGGCAAGCTCTCAATATCTCCAACAGTTCCACCGATTTCTGTTATCACAACATCAGCATCTGTTTCCCGACCAACTCGTGTTATGCGATCTTTTATCTCATCTGTAATATGAGGTATGACCTGTACTGTAGCGCCTAGGTAATCACCTTTTCTTTCTTTACGAATTACAGATCCATATATTTTACCCGTTGTCACATTATTGTTTTGACTTAAATTAACATCAATAAAACGCTCATAATGACCTAAATCTAAATCAGTTTCAGCGCCATCATCTGTCACAAAGACCTCACCATGTTGGTAAGGACTCATTGTTCCAGGATCTACGTTGATATATGGATCAAACTTTTGAATACTTACTTTCAAACCTCGACTTTTTAACAATCTACCTAGAGAAGCTGCTGTTATTCCTTTACCTAGAGCAGATACAACTCCACCGGTAACAAAAATATATTTCGTCACTATATTTCCTCCTCTTAATAATTTATAATACTTTTTCTAAAAAACTTATATCAAAAGTTTAGAACTTAAAACTTATTTTAATGTTTTAACTATTAACTATGTTACACTCTAATTTGTTCACGGAAACTTAAAAGTCATTTTCTTTTTAAAATTTCCCATGATATATCTAAATTATTCTTACTAAGATATTTCTTGTTTAAGTAAATTTGGTAAACAATCTTGATACTGCCATTCTTATCGCCAAGACTAATACTTAAATAATCAGTATATATATCCATATCAAAAACGCCATAACTTGCATAATATTTACTGGAAAAACTCTCTTTTTCGATAAACTGCTGCCTCAACTGAGGCTTGTCTCTATAAATAGATACCTCTTGCATTAATGGATCAACCTTAATTCGGCTATTAGCTTCTGCTAATTCCTTGTTCTTATACAAAAGATATAACTTTTCCCTTTTCTTATATAATATCCCTTCAGTATTATATTCAATCAATTCGTTATCATCAGCAGAATACTCCTGCCTGCTTTTTATAAATAAAGTAACTTTATTCTTCATAAAACCTCCAAAAAGAGCATGTATTCAGAAAACTAGCGCTTTTTAACAAAAAAAATCTAAACATTACAAAAGCCACAGTTAGTATTATGCCTACTGTGGCACCTTTTCATAATATTATATATTATCATAAGAATTTTGACAAGGAAAATAAATAGATATTTTTTTCTTTTTAAAAATAGAGAGACAAGATTACAAACTTTCACCAAAACTTACAGCATCATTGCGATTTTTGATTGTTCTGAAGTCATTAACAAAGCAACCTAATTTCTCCAATTCTCCCATCAACGCCTTCAAAGACTTATTAGTAGCAATACCACTTGGGGTAACAAAGGCAATAGCATTTTTACCTGCAGTTCTTTTACACTGCTTTAAAAAAGAGGAAATATCCGCAGCTATAGTTCCTTTGATAAACCCTTTGCTAGGACTTCCTACTATGACAAAATCATATGGAAAAAAGCTATGAACCTTTCCCTTTTCATTAGTACTAATTGTATCTACCTGATATCCGTTATTTTCTAATCCTTCTTCTATCCCCTTGGATATTTCCTCAAGATTACCTTCAGTTGAATGTATTATTAATACTTTTTTCATAAAAACCCACCCCCACACACCGTTCGATTATAATTTTTTACAATTATATCATACTTAATATAAATAATAAAGAAAGATTTTAGCTTTTATAAGCATAATAAAAAGCAGAAGGGATTATCCTCCTGCTTAAATACTTTCATATCCTTTTATATCCTTCTTATAGAATGCTAAAAAAACAACTATGCTAAACCTAATTGACTAAGCAATTGTTCCTTAGGCATATAGCCAGTAATTTGTTTCTTAACCTCACCGTTTTCAAACAAAATAATTGTAGGAATGCTCATAACTCCATAATCTGAGGCAGTTGCTTGATTATCATCAACATTTAACTTACATACTTTAACATCCTCTTTTTCATTAGCTATTTCTTCAAGAACTGGTCCCACCATTCTACATGGTCCACACCATTCTGCCCAGAAATCAACCATTACAGGTTTATCAGAATTCAAAACCTCTTGCTCAAAATTAGCATCACTAACACTAAGTGCATTTGCCATAAATATCACTCGCTTTCTATAATTGTATTTTTGCGATAAGTTAAATAAAATCGCTAAGTACCTTTAAATATAGTATAAATTAACATCATTCTTTAATATGTTAAATACTTAACAACTTTAAATAAAGTGTATAATTTATTTTTCTAAAAACACATGGTATGCTAGATAAGTATTATAAACATCCACTTTACTTACTACTTCATAGGGAGCATGCATAGACATAACTGCAGGTCCACAGTCTAATACATCCATGTTATAATTAGCTAAAAACTGCGCTATAGTTCCCCCGCCACCTTTATCAACTTTACCTAATTCACCGATCTGCCAAATCACACCTGCATTATTAAACAATGATCTTACCTCTGCTACAAACTCAGCGCAAGCTTCAGAAGATCCTGATTTTCCTCGAGCACCTGTATACTTAGTAATAACAACACCTTTTCCTAAATAAGCCGAATTACTTTTACTAAAGACATCTGGGTAATTAGAATCAAAAGCAGCATTGACATCTGCAGATAATGCTTTTGAATTTTCAATTGTTTTTCTTACCATTAAATCAGAATATTCTTCATTGCTTAGGTCTATCAATTCAGCAATAGTATTTTCGAAAAATCGAGACTGCATACCAGTACTACCCATACTTCCAACTTCTTCTTTATCAACCAATAAAGCCATGGCTGTATTGGACGGATCTTCTATTTCTAAAATTGCTTTTAGAGCTGTATAACTACATACACGGTCATCATGCCCATATGCAGCCAATAAACCTCTATCAAAGCCCACATCCTTTGCCTTAAAAGCTGGAACTATTTGTAGCTCTGAACTTACTAAGTCCTCAGCATCAATTCCGTATTCCTTATCCAGATAATTAAGAATAGAATTCTTAACTTTCTCTTTAGAATCCTTTTCCTCACCTTCTACAGGAATACTGCCAATTAATAAATTTAACTGTTCACCACTTATTCCTTCACTCATTTTTTTCTGCATCTGATCTTTAGCTAAATGTGGTAGAAGATCACTTATGTAAAATATCGGATCATCTTCCTTATCCCCAATGCTAATTTCCACTTTACTACCATCCTGTTTAACAACAACACCATGAATGGCTAAGGGAATGCTAACCCACTGATATTTTTTTATTCCTCCATAATAATGTGTATCAAAATAAGCTAATTCACTGGCTTCAAATAAAGGATTTGGCTTTAAATCGATTCGTGGAGAATCCATATGAGCCCCTACTATATGTACACCGTCTATTAGATCTTTTTCACCAATTACAACTGCAATTAATCCCTTTTCCCTATTTATTTTATATACCTTATCCCCTTTTTTTAAAGAAGTAAATTCTGAAATATCTTTAAAGCCCTCTGCTTCTAACATTTCTACAGAACTTCTGACACATTGCCTTTCAGTTTTATTGACATCCATAAAATTGGCATATTCTTTGTTAAAAGCAAAAATTTCTTCATGTTCTACATCTTCCATGTTTAGCCAAGCGTTTTTTTCTATAAAAGCCTTTTCCGACATATAACCACTCCCTTTAGTATAATCTACTTATATTTATTTGCAAAATTAAGCTATAATATAATTATATCCCTATTAATAAAATTTATCAATAAAAATATAACTTTCATAATCTCTAGCCATGTTTCACAATTAAAGTTTGTGAAAAACAGAATTTGTTATCCATTTTACAAAAAATGAAAAATCATATGGTAAAATAGAATAAATAAATAATAGTAGGTGATTATTCTATGAATAATGAAATTTCTATATTCCTTGCTTTTACTGCTGGTATTTTATCTTTTTTTTCGCCTTGTATAATACCCTTGCTCCCTTCTTATTTAACAGTCTTAATGGGGGATTATGCCACTACTAAAGAAAAACGGCGATTACTTAGTTCAGCTTTTTTATTTACAGCAGGTTTTTCAATAATATTTATATTATTAGGTTTATCCGCTTCATATCTTGGACAAATATTATTAAGAAACTTACAAACTTTTCAAAAAATCAGTGGGTTAATTATAATAGTTATGGGTGCTCACTTAGCGGGATTTATTAAAATAAAGTTTTTATACAAACATAAAGGATTAGAAGTAAAGAATAGTAAAAGTACTTACATAAGATCCTTCTTAATGGGCTTAGCTCTAGCTTTTGCATGGACGCCTTGTATTGGTCCCATTCTTTCATCCATTCTAATTTATGCTGCCAACCAAAACACGGTTTTAAACGGTGGTTTATTGCTGGCTTTTTATTCATTAGGATTTGCTTTACCATTTTTGATAACTGCATATTTTATGGATTACTTATTACCAAGATTAAAGAGAATCAATCATCGTTTACTTATAATTCAAAAAATAGCAGGTATCTTATTAATGATTTTAGGAATACTCATCTTTACTAACTACTTCCAAGTTTTAGTATTTTATTACTCAAACTTCACATTTGGGTTTATCGCATAAAGCCTGTTTAGCCATAACTTCATCATAGCAACTGCGAAGTTTGTGTTTTATTAAATATAAGAAAGGAGTGATAAAATGAATAAGAAGTATATACTGTTCAGCCTTATTTTCTTAATCATCTTATCCGGGTTTTTCTTTTACCACAGTAACGCAGATGAGAAAGATAACGATTCAGAAACACAAATTAATATTGGAGTTAATCCCGGTGAAATGGCCCCTGATTTTACTCTAGCAAAAATTAACGGTGATTTAGTAAATTTAAGTGACTTTCGTGGACAAAAAGTTTTTTTGAATTTTTGGGCTAGCTGGTGCCCCCCTTGTATAGCAGAGATGCCTGATATTCAAAAACTATATCGCGATAATACAGAAATAACTGTCTTAACAATTAATGTACAAGAAAGCAAACGCCAGGTAAGTAATTTTATGATTGCTAATAATTATAATTTTCCTGTAGTTCTAGATGAAGACGGTAGAACTTCAGCCCGATATTTAGTAAGAGGCATACCAACTACTTTAGCTATAGATAAGAATGGTATTATAATCAATCGAAAAAGCGGAATCCTAAGTTATCAAGAAATGTTAGACTTTATGAAAATAGAGTAAAATCGAAATAAAATACCACCCTAAAATTTTAGGGTGGTATTTTATTTCTCTAATTTATTACTCAGTATTTAACTTAGTAATGTATTTAACTTAATAATTACTTTCTTTTATTTCAAAATACTTTTGAGGATGGATACATGCTGGACATGTTTTAGGAGCTTCTTTCCCTTCATGTACATATCCACAATTGCCACATTTCCATCTAATAACGTCATCTCTTTTAAATACTTTATCTTCCTTAATATTATCTAATAATTTGCGATAACGTTTTTCATGTTCTTCTTCAACCTCTGCAATTTTACGAAAAGTTGCAGCAATATCTTTAAAACCCTCTTCTTCTGCAATATCTGCAAATTCAGGATATAATTCTGTATGCTCTTCATTCTCTCCTTCAGCAGCAGCCTCTAAGTTTTCTTCAGTTGTACCTATAACTCCTGCAGGATAACTTGCTGTAATTTCTACCATTCCGCCTTCTAAAAATTTAAAAAATCTTTTTGCATGTTCCTTTTCATTTCTGGCTGTTTCCAGAAAGATTGCTTCTATCTGCTTATAACCTTCTTTAGCAGCTTTAGAAGCAAAATATCTGTATCTCATATCAGCCTGTGATTCGCCCGCAAATGACTTAAGTAAGTTAGCTTCAGTTTGTGTTCCTTTTAATTTTGACATATAATATCACTCCTAATTCAAAATTTAATCATTTATTATATTATACTATATTTTTATTGCTTTTTAAACGTTTATTGTGATTTTTTCCCTTTTTTCTTTTTTTTAATAAAAGACCACCCCTAATAGACCGATCATAAACTATTAGGAGAGAGTCTTTTTGTTTTCTTCTAACGATTCAATTAAAGCTATTCCTTCATCGGCAAACTTTATTAATTAAATTTATTTAATTAAAGATCTGACTACCCCAGATGGAAACTCCTCCGTTAGATAGGGCAGTAAAAGTCATTACTTCTTTCTCAAGACCTCTATCCCACTGCTTAATAAAAACACCGTGATAAACTTGATCATCTATTATAATATCAAGAGTATAATCTCCAGTAATTTGCCAGCTACCTTGGACAGCACCAGAAATAGATCCATCTGGAAGTAGCTCAATATTTTCGGATAAATTTATATTATCTACACCAGTTTGAATATCCCGACCATGATTTACAAATTGATAATTTCCTATTACATCATCTTCAGTATTTTCTCCTACACTTTCTCCATTATAGCTATGAGGTGTAATAAGAGGCCAGCCTTTTGAATTTACGAGCATCTGGTGTACTCGAAGCTGATGAAGTTCACCATGTCCAGGATAACGAGTATGGAAAACAATATACAATTCGCCTGTCTCTTCATCATAATATGCAGAATTATGACCTGGAGAGCGATAACCAAGATTTGATTCCTGGAAAAGAAAATTACCAATTAATTTTGAACCATAATTTACTGCATCAGCCCAATTACTACTAGTATAATCACGCAAGTCATTTCCTTCTGTATCCAGATATGGACCATCAGGGTTTTCTGAACGTGCTACTCGAATGTTATAGCCTCCATTTGCATCTAATGTACCAAAAGATACAAGTAGATAATAATACCCTGTCTCAGGAAGATATTGAATAAATGGACCTTCCATTGGGGCATGGTAGCCTCCAGCAATTCTCTTACCATATCCAGAGCCCTCTTTTAGATATCCTTTCTCTGCATCCATAGCTATAGGATAACCTGTTTGAGGATCTAACTCCAGCATATGCATTCCGCCAGCATATGAACCATAAAGCATCCATAGATTATCATCAGCATCAAAGAAAACATGTGGGTCAATTACCCCAGGATGAAT is a window of Halanaerobiaceae bacterium ANBcell28 DNA encoding:
- a CDS encoding TlpA disulfide reductase family protein, which codes for MNKKYILFSLIFLIILSGFFFYHSNADEKDNDSETQINIGVNPGEMAPDFTLAKINGDLVNLSDFRGQKVFLNFWASWCPPCIAEMPDIQKLYRDNTEITVLTINVQESKRQVSNFMIANNYNFPVVLDEDGRTSARYLVRGIPTTLAIDKNGIIINRKSGILSYQEMLDFMKIE
- the rbr gene encoding rubrerythrin; translation: MSKLKGTQTEANLLKSFAGESQADMRYRYFASKAAKEGYKQIEAIFLETARNEKEHAKRFFKFLEGGMVEITASYPAGVIGTTEENLEAAAEGENEEHTELYPEFADIAEEEGFKDIAATFRKIAEVEEEHEKRYRKLLDNIKEDKVFKRDDVIRWKCGNCGYVHEGKEAPKTCPACIHPQKYFEIKESNY